A window of the Dictyostelium discoideum AX4 chromosome 4 chromosome, whole genome shotgun sequence genome harbors these coding sequences:
- the mhcA gene encoding myosin II heavy chain: MNPIHDRTSDYHKYLKVKQGDSDLFKLTVSDKRYIWYNPDPKERDSYECGEIVSETSDSFTFKTVDGQDRQVKKDDANQRNPIKFDGVEDMSELSYLNEPAVFHNLRVRYNQDLIYTYSGLFLVAVNPFKRIPIYTQEMVDIFKGRRRNEVAPHIFAISDVAYRSMLDDRQNQSLLITGESGAGKTENTKKVIQYLASVAGRNQANGSGVLEQQILQANPILEAFGNAKTTRNNNSSRFGKFIEIQFNSAGFISGASIQSYLLEKSRVVFQSETERNYHIFYQLLAGATAEEKKALHLAGPESFNYLNQSGCVDIKGVSDSEEFKITRQAMDIVGFSQEEQMSIFKIIAGILHLGNIKFEKGAGEGAVLKDKTALNAASTVFGVNPSVLEKALMEPRILAGRDLVAQHLNVEKSSSSRDALVKALYGRLFLWLVKKINNVLCQERKAYFIGVLDISGFEIFKVNSFEQLCINYTNEKLQQFFNHHMFKLEQEEYLKEKINWTFIDFGLDSQATIDLIDGRQPPGILALLDEQSVFPNATDNTLITKLHSHFSKKNAKYEEPRFSKTEFGVTHYAGQVMYEIQDWLEKNKDPLQQDLELCFKDSSDNVVTKLFNDPNIASRAKKGANFITVAAQYKEQLASLMATLETTNPHFVRCIIPNNKQLPAKLEDKVVLDQLRCNGVLEGIRITRKGFPNRIIYADFVKRYYLLAPNVPRDAEDSQKATDAVLKHLNIDPEQYRFGITKIFFRAGQLARIEEAREQRISEIIKAIQAATRGWIARKVYKQAREHTVAARIIQQNLRAYIDFKSWPWWKLFSKARPLLKRRNFEKEIKEKEREILELKSNLTDSTTQKDKLEKSLKDTESNVLDLQRQLKAEKETLKAMYDSKDALEAQKRELEIRVEDMESELDEKKLALENLQNQKRSVEEKVRDLEEELQEEQKLRNTLEKLKKKYEEELEEMKRVNDGQSDTISRLEKIKDELQKEVEELTESFSEESKDKGVLEKTRVRLQSELDDLTVRLDSETKDKSELLRQKKKLEEELKQVQEALAAETAAKLAQEAANKKLQGEYTELNEKFNSEVTARSNVEKSKKTLESQLVAVNNELDEEKKNRDALEKKKKALDAMLEEMKDQLESTGGEKKSLYDLKVKQESDMEALRNQISELQSTIAKLEKIKSTLEGEVARLQGELEAEQLAKSNVEKQKKKVELDLEDKSAQLAEETAAKQALDKLKKKLEQELSEVQTQLSEANNKNVNSDSTNKHLETSFNNLKLELEAEQKAKQALEKKRLGLESELKHVNEQLEEEKKQKESNEKRKVDLEKEVSELKDQIEEEVASKKAVTEAKNKKESELDEIKRQYADVVSSRDKSVEQLKTLQAKNEELRNTAEEAEGQLDRAERSKKKAEFDLEEAVKNLEEETAKKVKAEKAMKKAETDYRSTKSELDDAKNVSSEQYVQIKRLNEELSELRSVLEEADERCNSAIKAKKTAESALESLKDEIDAANNAKAKAERKSKELEVRVAELEESLEDKSGTVNVEFIRKKDAEIDDLRARLDRETESRIKSDEDKKNTRKQFADLEAKVEEAQREVVTIDRLKKKLESDIIDLSTQLDTETKSRIKIEKSKKKLEQTLAERRAAEEGSSKAADEEIRKQVWQEVDELRAQLDSERAALNASEKKIKSLVAEVDEVKEQLEDEILAKDKLVKAKRALEVELEEVRDQLEEEEDSRSELEDSKRRLTTEVEDIKKKYDAEVEQNTKLDEAKKKLTDDVDTLKKQLEDEKKKLNESERAKKRLESENEDFLAKLDAEVKNRSRAEKDRKKYEKDLKDTKYKLNDEAATKTQTEIGAAKLEDQIDELRSKLEQEQAKATQADKSKKTLEGEIDNLRAQIEDEGKIKMRLEKEKRALEGELEELRETVEEAEDSKSEAEQSKRLVELELEDARRNLQKEIDAKEIAEDAKSNLQREIVEAKGRLEEESIARTNSDRSRKRLEAEIDALTAQVDAEQKAKNQQIKENKKIETELKEYRKKFGESEKTKTKEFLVVEKLETDYKRAKKEAADEQQQRLTVENDLRKHLSEISLLKDAIDKLQRDHDKTKRELETETASKIEMQRKMADFFGGFKA; encoded by the coding sequence atgaatccAATTCATGATAGAACTTCAGATTATCACAAATACTTAAAAGTTAAACAAGGTGATtctgatttatttaaacttaCTGTTTCAGATAAGAGATACATTTGGTATAATCCAGATCCAAAAGAAAGAGATTCATATGAATGTGGTGAAATTGTTTCAGAAACCTCTGATTCTTTCACATTCAAAACCGTTGATGGTCAAGACAGACAAGTCAAAAAGGATGATGCCAATCAACGTAATCCAATCAAATTCGATGGTGTCGAAGATATGTCTGAATTATCATACCTCAATGAACCAGCAGTTTTCCACAATCTCCGTGTTCGTTACAATCAAGATTTAATTTACACCTATTCAGGTCTCTTTTTGGTTGCCGTCAATCCATTCAAGAGAATTCCAATCTACACTCAAGAGATGGTTGATATCTTCAAAGGTCGTAGAAGAAATGAAGTTGCCCCACATATTTTCGCCATTTCTGATGTTGCCTATCGTTCAATGTTAGATGATCGTCAAAATCAATCACTCTTAATCACTGGTGAATCTGGTGCTGGTAAGACTGAAAACACCAAAAAGGTCATTCAATATCTTGCATCTGTCGCTGGTCGTAATCAAGCCAATGGTAGTGGTGTATTGGAACAACAAATTCTCCAAGCCAATCCAATCCTTGAAGCTTTTGGTAATGCCAAAACCACCCGTAACAACAATTCATCTCGTTTCGGTAAATTCATTGAAATTCAATTCAACAGTGCTGGTTTCATTAGTGGTGCTTCAATTCAATCCTACCTTTTAGAGAAATCACGTGTCGTTTTCCAATCTGAAACCGAACGTAATTATCACATTTTCTATCAACTCTTAGCTGGTGCCACCGCCGAAGAAAAGAAAGCTCTTCACTTGGCTGGTCCAGAATCATTCAACTACTTAAATCAAAGTGGTTGTGTTGATATCAAAGGTGTCTCTGATAGTGAAGAATTCAAAATCACTCGTCAAGCTATGGACATTGTTGGTTTCTCACAAGAAGAACAAATGTCAATCTTTAAGATCATTGCTGGTATCTTACATTTAGGTAACATCAAATTCGAAAAAGGTGCTGGTGAAGGTGCTGTCCTCAAAGACAAAACCGCCCTCAACGCTGCTTCAACCGTCTTTGGTGTCAATCCATCAGTCCTTGAAAAGGCTCTCATGGAACCACGTATTTTAGCCGGTCGTGATTTAGTTGCTCAACATCTCAACGTTGAAAAATCCTCATCATCAAGAGACGCTCTTGTCAAAGCTCTCTATGGTCGTCTTTTCCTCTGGTTGGTCAAAAAGATCAACAATGTCCTCTGTCAAGAGAGAAAAGCTTACTTTATTGGTGTTTTGGATATTTCAggttttgaaattttcaaAGTCAATTCATTCGAACAATTATGTATCAATTATACCAATGAAAAACTCCAACAATTCTTCAATCACCATATGTTCAAATTGGAACAAGAAGAATATCTTAAAGAGAAAATCAATTGGACTTTCATCGATTTTGGTCTTGATTCACAAGCCACTATCGATTTAATTGATGGTCGTCAACCACCAGGTATTTTAGCTCTTTTGGATGAACAATCTGTTTTCCCAAATGCCACCGATAATACTTTAATCACCAAACTCCACAGTCACTTTAGCAAGAAGAACGCCAAATACGAAGAACCACGTTTCTCCAAAACCGAATTTGGTGTTACCCATTATGCTGGTCAAGTCATGTATGAGATTCAAGATTGGTTAGAAAAGAACAAAGATCCATTACAACAAGATCTCGAACTTTGCTTCAAAGATTCATCAGACAACGTTGTCACCAAACTTTTCAATGATCCAAACATTGCCAGTCGTGCAAAGAAAGGTGCAAACTTTATCACTGTCGCCGCTCAATACAAGGAACAATTAGCCTCACTCATGGCCACCCTTGAAACCACCAACCCACATTTCGTTCGTTGTATCATTCCAAACAACAAACAATTACCAGCCAAACTCGAAGATAAAGTTGTCCTCGACCAATTACGTTGCAATGGTGTCCTCGAAGGTATTCGTATTACTCGTAAAGGTTTCCCAAATCGTATTATCTATGCCGATTTCGTCAAACGTTACTATTTATTAGCTCCAAACGTTCCAAGAGACGCTGAAGACTCACAAAAAGCCACCGATGCTGTTCTCAAACATCTTAACATTGATCCAGAACAATATCGTTTCGGTATCACCAAGATTTTCTTCCGTGCCGGTCAATTAGCTCGTATTGAAGAAGCTCGTGAACAACGTATCTCTGAAATCATCAAAGCCATTCAAGCTGCCACTCGTGGTTGGATCGCTCGTAAAGTCTACAAACAAGCACGTGAACACACTGTTGCTGCTCGTATCATCCAACAAAATCTCCGTGCTTACATTGATTTCAAATCATGGCCATGGTGGAAACTCTTCTCAAAGGCTCGTCCATTATTAAAGAGAAGAAACTTTGAAAAGGAAATCAAAGAAAAGGAAAGAGAAATCTTAGAACTCAAATCTAATCTCACCGACTCTACCACTCAAAAGGATAAATTAGAGAAATCACTCAAAGATACTGAATCCAATGTACTCGATCTCCAACGTCAACTCAAAGCTGAAAAAGAAACCCTCAAAGCTATGTACGATAGCAAGGATGCCTTAGAAGCTCAAAAACGTGAATTAGAAATCCGTGTTGAAGATATGGAATCTGAACTCGACGAAAAGAAATTAGCTTTGGAAAACCTCCAAAACCAAAAACGTTCAGTCGAAGAAAAAGTCAGAGACTTGGAAGAAGAATTACAAGAGGAACAAAAATTACGTAATACCcttgaaaaattaaagaagaaaTACGAAGAGGAATTAGAAGAAATGAAACGTGTCAATGACGGTCAATCTGATACCATCTCTCGTTTAGAAAAAATCAAGGATGAATTACAAAAAGAAGTTGAAGAATTAACTGAAAGCTTCTCTGAAGAATCCAAAGATAAAGGTGTTTTAGAAAAGACTCGTGTCAGATTACAAAGTGAATTGGATGATTTAACCGTAAGATTAGATAGTGAAACCAAAGACAAATCTGAATTACTCCGTCAAAAGAAGAAACTCGAAGAAGAACTCAAACAAGTTCAAGAAGCTCTCGCTGCTGAAACTGCTGCTAAATTAGCTCAAGAAGCTGCCAACAAGAAATTACAAGGTGAATACACTGAATTAAACGAAAAATTCAACTCTGAAGTCACTGCTCGTTCAAATgttgaaaaatcaaagaagACCCTCGAAAGTCAATTGGTTGCCGTCAACAACGAATTAGATGAAGAGAAGAAGAATCGTGATGCCCTtgaaaagaagaagaaagcTTTAGACGCTATGTTAGAGGAAATGAAAGATCAATTAGAATCCACTGGTGGTGAAAAGAAATCACTCTATGATCTCAAAGTTAAACAAGAATCAGATATGGAGGCTTTACGTAATCAAATCTCTGAACTCCAATCAACTATTGCCAAATTAGAAAAGATTAAATCCACTTTAGAAGGTGAAGTTGCTCGTTTACAAGGTGAATTAGAAGCTGAACAATTAGCCAAATCCAACgttgaaaaacaaaagaagaaGGTTGAATTAGATTTGGAAGATAAATCTGCTCAATTAGCTGAAGAAACCGCCGCCAAACAAGCTTTAGATAAattaaagaagaaattaGAACAAGAATTATCTGAAGTTCAAACTCAACTCTCTGAAGCCAACAACAAGAATGTCAACTCTGATTCCACCAACAAACATTTGGAAACCTCTTTCAATAATCTCAAATTAGAATTGGAAGCTGAACAAAAAGCCAAACAAGCTCTTGAAAAGAAACGTCTCGGTTTAGAATCTGAATTAAAACATGTCAATGAACAATTGgaagaagaaaagaaacaaaaagaaTCCAACGAAAAACGTAAAGTTGATTTAGAAAAGGAAGTCTCTGAACTCAAAGACCAAATTGAAGAAGAAGTTGCCTCCAAGAAAGCTGTCACTGAAGCCAAGAACAAGAAAGAATCTGAACTCGATGAAATCAAGAGACAATATGCTGATGTTGTTTCATCTCGTGATAAATCAGTCGAACAATTAAAGACCTTACAAGCCAAGAATGAAGAATTAAGAAACACTGCTGAAGAAGCTGAAGGTCAATTAGATCGTGCTGAAAGAAGCAAGAAGAAAGCTGAATTCGATTTAGAAGAAGCCGTCAAGAATTTGGAAGAAGAAACCGCCAAGAAAGTTAAAGCTGAAAAAGCCATGAAGAAAGCTGAAACTGACTATCGTTCAACCAAATCTGAATTGGATGATGCCAAGAACGTCTCATCTGAACAATACGTTCAAATCAAACGTCTCAATGAAGAACTCTCTGAATTACGTAGTGTCTTGGAAGAAGCTGATGAACGTTGTAACTCTGCCATCAAAGCAAAGAAAACCGCTGAATCTGCTTTAGAATCATTGaaagatgaaattgatgCTGCCAACAACGCCAAAGCTAAAGCTGAAAGAAAATCCAAAGAATTAGAAGTTCGTGTCGCTGAATTAGAAGAATCATTGGAAGATAAATCTGGTACCGTCAATGTTGAATTCATTCGTAAGAAGGATGCTGAAATCGATGATTTACGTGCTCGTCTCGACAGAGAAACTGAAAGTCGTATCAAATCTGATGAAGATAAGAAGAACACTCGTAAACAATTTGCTGATTTAGAAGCTAAGGTTGAAGAAGCTCAACGTGAAGTTGTCACCATCGATAGATTAAAGAAGAAACTCGAATCTGATATCATCGATTTATCAACTCAATTGGATACTGAAACCAAATCTCGTATCAAGATTGAAAAGAGCAAGAAGAAACTCGAACAAACTCTCGCTGAAAGAAGAGCCGCTGAAGAAGGTTCATCCAAAGCTGCTGATGAAGAAATTCGTAAACAAGTCTGGCAAGAGGTTGATGAGTTACGTGCTCAATTAGATAGTGAACGTGCTGCTCTCAATGCTTCTGAAAAGAAGATCAAATCTTTGGTCGCCGAAGTCGATGAAGTCAAGGAACAATTAGAAGATGAAATCCTCGCCAAAGACAAATTAGTCAAAGCCAAACGTGCCCTCGAAGTTGAATTAGAGGAAGTCAGAGACCAAttagaagaggaagaagattCTCGTTCAGAATTAGAAGACAGCAAACGTCGTCTCACTACTGAAGTCGAAGATATCAAGAAGAAATACGATGCTGAAGTCGAACAAAACACCAAATTAGATGAAGCCAAGAAGAAACTCACTGATGATGTTGATACTCTCAAGAAACAATTGGAAGAtgaaaagaagaaattgaacGAATCTGAACGTGCCAAGAAACGTTTAGAATCTGAAAATGAAGATTTCCTTGCCAAACTTGATGCTGAAGTTAAGAATCGTTCACGTGCTGAAAAGGATCGTAAGAAATACGAAAAGGATCTCAAGGATACCAAATACAAATTAAACGACGAAGCTGCCACCAAGACTCAAACCGAAATTGGTGCCGCCAAACTCGAAGATCAAATCGATGAATTACGTTCCAAACTTGAACAAGAACAAGCCAAAGCCACTCAAGCCGATAAGAGTAAGAAGACTTTGGAAGGTGAAATTGACAACTTACGTGCTCAAATCGAAGATGAAGGTAAGATCAAGATgagattagaaaaagaaaaacgtGCTCTCGAAGGTGAATTAGAAGAATTAAGAGAAACCGTTGAAGAAGCTGAAGACTCTAAATCTGAAGCTGAACAATCCAAACGTTTAGTCGAATTAGAATTAGAAGATGCTCGTCGTAACCTCCAAAAAGAAATCGATGCCAAAGAAATCGCTGAAGATGCCAAATCTAACCTCCAACGTGAAATCGTCGAAGCCAAAGGTCGTCTCGAAGAAGAATCCATCGCTCGTACCAACTCTGATCGTTCAAGAAAGAGACTCGAAGCTGAAATTGATGCCCTCACTGCTCAAGTTGATGCTGAACAAAAAGCCAAGAATCAACaaatcaaagaaaacaaGAAGATCGAAACCGAACTCAAAGAATACAGAAAGAAATTCGGCGAATCAGAAAAGACCAAGACCAAAGAATTCCTCGTTGTCGAAAAACTCGAAACAGATTACAAGAGAGCCAAGAAAGAAGCTGCtgatgaacaacaacaacgtcTTACTGTTGAAAACGATCTCCGTAAACACCTCAGTGAAATCTCATTACTCAAAGATGCCATTGATAAGTTACAACGTGATCACGATAAGACCAAACGTGAATTGGAAACAGAAACTGCCAGCAAAATCGAAATGCAAAGAAAGATGGCCGATTTCTTTGGTGGTTTCAAAGCttaa
- a CDS encoding hypothetical protein (Similar to Homo sapiens (Human). Tenascin (TN) (Hexabrachion) (Cytotactin) (Neuronectin) (GMEM) (JI) (Miotendinous antigen) (Glioma-associated-extracellular matrix antigen) (GP 150-225) (Tenascin-C) (TN-C)): MQLKVYIFVLLIYLYYFVSFSNTYQYISNDDQICLKNLISVTGKSNDFISYFENSIQSYSVSICSSDSFICEQDVDEIGDSIYYITRITLKASQLLNPISQQNFKCFGRLNSMILYNYTISDGEAFFDTSISAINFFFCKNITIPTTLPKNLTKLYLVLEEPLNNYNGVISRKIFNHLNYFSILLPSNIYPQLDNILPTLEDFDPSQPKYSVETIQMHVRSVPDFTNISIELLTLMIVSNPINGNNINTYSSVKNLVIHSLQSFIDFPLSLFLNPNLCESFSLYGYISPLNSTIDLSNSKQLKYFKINPSSNSFVFPILNSALPLTNLPGSLQEFIIANGGIATIPNKNIFMNVKSVNLGKNSLSGPLPDFLLNSTANLNFVYNNFQGSIPDSFCNTLLNVSFNIGITNIPVCYSCYMSSQYDVLSYLIKNTSVSELNFPKCINNSPIPNIIFINNSFTLWGENLGYKIPISNQPNTMSMIKPNKLFQGQVTNIGSKKAITFEFIGKNYTLSTYSNYPIIETITSPLVGNTYTFIGSFYSYNKSDISITIDGNDCQILSTTFNEINCLMGFSQLKPYRIVLLTSFGLTTQVTIERGQVINNVTMCSVDCNNGICFTGNGSCICNSEYKGNDCSILINNCLYGGELFCGAFGQCNNQTGICICDNNHQGLNCDLPFIDCGGCSEIDAIDNVCNNKTGICTCNKLYTGQHCETPLQYISSVIPSSTDGGLVQIFGWFGFSHNNLTIRIGNLDCNNFIINSSYASCSIGAGSGTKSVNLTQNGIVYIAKDIYHYSEMVYKCPNDCSGHGVCNTLVGECKCNSGWGGFDCNAKNNNPPSSTTSPTTTSSTPSETSGPIRPPDSETNVNKTDGSTVLNNEKTSYEIKLLSLVEYDFNQKIVKENNFKNWTTDNSINNLFIFNHTLNGTDCNVIYTIEEVKTTREHSFGGLNLTLDANSIKISIVIENYPYISSLNTLQLQMESIVSDDDKINKPNECNLEETKIDTSQIENDQLYYYFKK, encoded by the exons atgcAACTAAAGGTTTATATATTTgttcttttaatatatttgtattattttgtttctttttccaATACATACCAATAtatttcaaatgatgatcaaatttgtttaaaaaatttaatttcagtCACAGGAAAATCAAACGATTTTATCAGCTATTTTGAAAATAGCATTCAATCATATTCGGTATCTATTTGTTCAAGTGATTCATTTATTTGTGAACAAGATGTGGATGAGATAGGAgattcaatttattatattacaCGTATTACTCTTAAAGCTTCCCAACTTCTTAATCCAATTTCacaacaaaattttaaatgttttggAAGATTAAACTCAAT gaTATTGTATAATTATACCATTTCTGATGGAGAGGCTTTTTTTGATACTTCCATTTCagctattaatttttttttttgtaaaaatattaCTATTCCTACAACATTaccaaaaaatttaacaaaatt atatttaGTTTTAGAAGaaccattaaataattataatgggGTTATTAGtagaaaaatatttaatcaCTTGAATTATTTTTCCATACTTTTACCTAGTAATATTTATCCTCAACTTGACAATATTCTCCCAACTTTAGAAGATTTTGATCCAAGCCAACCAAAATATAGTGTAGAGACCATTCAAATGCATGTTAGATCTGTTCCTGATTTcacaaatatttcaattgaattatt gACTTTAATGATTGTATCCAATCCaataaatggtaataatataaataccTATTCATCTGTAAAGAATTTGGtcattcattcattacaAAGTTTTATTGACTttccattatcattatttttaaatccaaaCCTTTGTGAATCTTT tTCTTTATATGGTTATATAAGCCCATTGAATTCGacaattgatttatcaaattcaaaacaactaaaatattt taAAATAAATCCCTCTTCAAACAGTTTTGTTTTTCCAATCTTAAACTCTGCTCTTCCATTAACAAATCTTCCAGGATCTTTACAAGAATTTATAATAGCCAATGGTGGAATTGCCACTattccaaataaaaatatatttatgaATGTTAAATCGGTGAATCTTGGAAAAAATTCGTTGTCAGGACCATTACCAGACTTTTTGTTAAATAGTACAGCGAATTt aaattttgtttataatAACTTTCAAGGCTCAATACCCGATAGTTTTTGTAATACCCTTTTAAAtgtttcatttaatattggTATAACTAATATACCAGTTTGTTATTCAT gttATATGAGTTCACAATATGATGTACTttcttatttaattaaaaacacCAGTGTTtcagaattaaattttccaaaatgtataaataactcaccaataccaaatataatatttataaacaatAGTTTTACTCTATGGGGAGAAAATTTAGGTTACAAAATTCCAATCTCTAATCAACCCAACACAATGTCAATGATAAAACCAAACAAGTTATTTCAAGGCCAAGTAACCAATATAGGATCTAAAAAAGCTATTACTTTTGAATTTATAGGTAAAAATTATACATTATCTACTTATTCAAACTATCCAATTATTGAAACAATAACATCTCCTCTTGTTGGGAATACATATACTTTTATTGGATCATTCTATTCTTATAATAAAAGTGATatttcaattacaattgatGGTAATGATTGTCAAATTTTATCCACTACTTTCAATGAAATAAATTGTTTGATGGGCTTTAGTCAATTAAAACCATATagaattgttttattaaccTCGTTTGGTTTGACTACTCAAGTTACAATTGAGAGGGGTCaagtaattaataatgttaCTATGTGTTCAGTTGATTGTAATAATGGTATTTGTTTTACTGGCAATGGATCATGTATTTGTAATAGTGAATATAAAGGAAATGAttgttcaattttaataaataattgccTATATGGTGGTGAATTATTTTGTGGTGCTTTTGGACAATGTAATAATCAAACTGGTATTTGCATTTGTGATAATAATCATCAAGGTTTAAATTGTGATTTACCTTTTATtgattgtggtggttgtagtGAAATAGATGCAATAGATAAtgtttgtaataataaaactggtATTTGTACATGTAATAAACTTTATACTGGACAACATTGTGAGACACCTCTACAATACATTTCATCAGTTATTCCATCTTCAACAGATGGTGGATTAGTTCAAATATTTGGCTGGTTTGGATTCTcacataataatttaactaTTCGAATAGGAAATTTAGATTGtaacaatttcattataaaTAGTTCATATGCCTCTTGCTCAATTGGTGCTGGATCAGGTACAAAATCTGTAAATCTAACTCAAAATGGTATTGTATATATAGCAAAAGATATTTACCATTACTCTGAAATGGTGTATAAATGCCCAAATGATTGCTCTGGCCATGGAGTTTGTAATACGTTGGTGGGTGAATGTAAATGTAATTCAGGTTGGGGTGGCTTCGATTGTAATGCTAAAAACAATAATCCTCCTTCCTCAACCACCTCTCCTACTACCACCTCCTCAACTCCAAGTGAAACATCTGGACCAATTAGACCTCCTGACTCTGAAACCAATGTTAACAAAACCGATGGTTCAacagttttaaataatgaaaaaacgTCATATGAAATTAAACTATTATCTTTGGTTGAATAtgattttaatcaaaaaattgtaaaagaaaataattttaaaaactggACTACCGacaattcaataaataatttatttatattcaaCCATACATTAAATGGTACCGATTGTAATGTAATTTATACTATAGAGGAAGTAAAAACCACAAGAGAACACTCCTTTGGTGGATTGAATTTAACTTTAGATGCaaactcaattaaaatatcaattgtTATTGAAAATTACCCATATATTAGCTCCCTAAATACATTACAACTTCAAATGGAATCGATTGTAAGTGATGATGACAAAATCAATAAACCTAATGAATGTAATCTGGAGGAAACCAAAATAGATACAAGCCAAATAGAAAATGaccaattatattattatttcaaaaaataa
- the strap gene encoding WD40 repeat-containing protein — MRQPLICSGHSRPVSDLSFSNENSDGSFIVSACLDGSPMLRNGENGDWIGTFEGHKGAVWSSRFNSTASQALTASADYTVKLWDTLNGSEILSIEHQSIVKTADFSNNNSRVVTGGSEKILRIFDLERPNDPLLQISGHTNTIKTATWSVHNDDIVLSGGLDEVIRIWDLRSGTQVSLCAKSSITSMEFSKDRRFLVTTAGNEVTFWDAQSFYPLKVYSLPFDVNCASLHPDNSKFIAGGSDFWVHVYDFSTGNEIEVNKGHHGPVNCCRFSPDGASFASGSLDGTIRLWKGM, encoded by the exons ATGAGGCAACCCCTTATTTGTTCAGGTCACTCAAGACCAGTTTCAGATTTATCATTTAGTAATGAAAATTCAGATGGTAGTTTTATAGTTTCTGCATGTTTAG ATGGGTCACCAATGCTCAGAAATGGTGAGAATGGTGATTGGATTGGAACTTTTGAAGGCCACAAAGGCGCAGTTTGGTCATCAAGATTCAATTCTACAGCTTCTCAAGCATTGACAGCATCTGCTGATTATACAGT taaATTATGGGATACATTAAACGGTAGTGAAATACTTTCAATTGAACATCAATCAATAGTAAAGACAGcagatttttcaaataataatagtagagTTGTTACAGGTGGTAGTGAAAAGATACTTAGAATATTCGATTTAGAGAGACCAAATGACCCATTACTTCAAATTTCAGGACATACAAATACGATTAAAACAGCAACATGGAGTGTAcataatgatgatattgtCTTGAGTGGTGGTTTAGATGAGGTAATTAGAATATGGGATTTAAGAAGTGGTACACAAGTTTCTTTATGCGCAAAATCTTCAATCACAAGTATGGAATTTAGTAAAGATAGAAGGTTTTTAGTTACAACCGCTGGTAATGAAGTAACTTTTTGGGATGCTCAATC gtTCTATCCATTAAAAGTTTACTCATTACCATTTGATGTTAATTGTGCATCATTACATCCTGACAATTCAAAATTCATTGCTGGTGGTAGTGATTTTTGGGTTCACGTTTATGATTTTAGCACTGGCAATGAAATTGAAGTGAATAAAGGACATCATGGTCCTGTCAATTGTTGCCGTTTCTCTCCAGACGGAGCATCATTCGCAAGTGGTTCATTAGATGGTACAATAAGATTATGGAAAGGAATgtaa